In the Acidovorax sp. A79 genome, one interval contains:
- a CDS encoding alpha/beta hydrolase has protein sequence MRSVLERMARAGHPPLHTRSPQDARTAYQAGADVLEVPKAALARVEDLHVPARDGHALPARLYAPTTEAGLPVLLYTHGGGFTIGNIATHDILCRELARLGRCMVVSLDYRLAPEHRFPTASNDAWDALAWLAAHARELGADPARMAVGGDSAGGTLAAVNAILARDAGLPLALQLLFYPGCAAHQDTPSHATFARGLVLEEPAISWFFGNYVRSRAEREDWRFAPLHAPDVDGVAPAWIGLAECDPLVDEGVDYADKLRLAGVPVDLEIYRGVTHEFIKMGRAIPEARSAHADAARALRQAFFQTTE, from the coding sequence ATGCGCAGCGTGCTTGAGCGCATGGCGCGCGCGGGGCACCCCCCGCTGCACACCCGCTCGCCCCAGGACGCACGCACGGCCTACCAGGCGGGCGCCGATGTGCTGGAGGTGCCCAAGGCGGCCCTGGCGCGGGTGGAGGACCTGCACGTCCCCGCGCGCGACGGCCATGCGCTGCCCGCGCGGCTGTACGCACCGACCACGGAGGCGGGCCTGCCGGTGCTGCTGTACACCCACGGCGGCGGCTTCACCATCGGCAACATCGCCACGCACGACATCCTGTGCCGCGAGCTGGCGCGCCTGGGCCGCTGCATGGTGGTGTCGCTCGACTACCGTCTCGCGCCCGAGCACCGTTTTCCCACCGCGAGCAACGATGCCTGGGATGCGCTTGCATGGCTTGCTGCCCACGCCCGCGAACTGGGCGCCGACCCGGCGCGCATGGCCGTGGGCGGAGACAGCGCGGGCGGAACACTGGCCGCCGTGAACGCCATCCTGGCGCGCGACGCGGGCCTGCCGCTGGCACTGCAGCTGCTGTTCTACCCGGGCTGCGCGGCCCACCAGGACACGCCCTCGCATGCCACGTTCGCGCGCGGCCTGGTGCTGGAAGAGCCTGCCATCAGCTGGTTCTTTGGCAACTATGTGCGCAGCCGCGCCGAGCGCGAGGACTGGCGCTTCGCCCCGCTGCACGCCCCCGACGTGGACGGCGTGGCCCCCGCCTGGATCGGCCTGGCCGAATGCGACCCGCTGGTGGACGAGGGCGTGGACTATGCGGACAAGCTGCGGCTCGCGGGCGTGCCCGTGGATCTGGAGATCTACCGCGGGGTGACCCATGAATTCATCAAGATGGGCCGTGCCATTCCCGAGGCGCGCAGCGCCCATGCCGACGCGGCCCGGGCGCTGCGCCAGGCGTTCTTTCAAACCACGGAGTGA